Below is a window of Flavobacterium sp. CFS9 DNA.
AAAAGTTCGCATTTAAAACATAAAAAATCTGAACTGGATGCGATTATGGCTGAAACTCAAAAAGAAGAAATCTTCTTATCTGAGAAATCTGCTGAATATGCTTCACAAATCGAAGAGCGTTTATTAGCTGCTTACAACAGAATCAGAAGCAGTGTTCGTAATGGTTTAGCAGTAGTATCTATCGAAAGAGGAGCTTCAGCAGGATCATTCTTTACAATTCCTCCACAAACCCAGGTGGAAATTGCTTCAAGAAAGAAAATCATCACTGATGAGCACTCTGGAAGAATTTTAGTTGACAGCGCATTAGCTGAAGAAGAAAAAGAAAAAATGGAACAATTGTTCTCTAAATTCTAAATAACTGTCCCGATCTGATCGGGACTTTTTTTGCATCTAAACGATATTTTTTTCGCCACGAATTACACAAATTTCGCTAATTTCTATTTTGATACAGTAAAGAATAAAAATTCGCGCTAAATTTGTGTAATTCGTGGCGATTTTTTTTCAGATCGATTCCCGAATGTTATTTTTATCATTAAATTATTTGTTTTGGGAATTAAAAAAGGAATCCGTTTTATCACTTTAAAATCGGTTGGATCTTATATTAACTTTTTGAGCTATGTTCGTCCGCAAAAAGCGATGGAACTTTCTTATGCACTTTTTAGCCAGCCCAGAATTGGAAGACTAAAGAAAGAAGCACTGCCCAAAGTATTAAGAAATACAGAAACAGAGGTCTTCCATCATAACGAACATCATTTTCAAACGTATATCTGGAAAGGTAACGAAACCAAAATACTGCTTGTTCACGGTTGGGAAAGCAATGCCTCCCGCTGGAAAAAAACCTTGCCGCACCTTCAAAAATCAGGCAGTACCATTATCGCAATTGATGCTCCGGCACACGGGCAAAGCAGCGGTAAAGAATTTAACGTTCCTCTGTATGCTGAATTTATCAATAAAGCGGTCGAAAAATACCAGCCTGCCATTATTATTGGTCATTCCATAGGCGGCGCAGCATGTGTCTATCATCAGTATTTGTTTCCTAACACCAGCATCAACAAAATGGTCATTTTGGGAGCTCCCTCTGACCTAAAAACATTAATTGACAATTATATCTCAATGTTAAGTCTGAACACCAAAATGTTTTCACTTTTGGAAAGTAAATTTATGAATCGTTTCAATTTTAAGCTGGAAGATTTTTCAGGACAGCGATTTGCCTCGGAGTTTAATGTTTCGGGGTTAATTGTACATGACACTTCAGACAAAATTGTTGCTTTTGAAGAAGGCAAAAAAATCGCCAGCAACTGGAAAAACAGTCAGTTTATTGAGACTAAAGGTTTAGGTCACGGAATGCATGACGATGAATTGTATCAAAAGATTATTGATTTTTTGTTTGCTTCTTAAAAAAGGTTCTAAGATTCTAAGGTACTAAGGCTCTAAAACTAGAATCTAAAAATCTGACCATCTAATAATCTAAAAATCCAAAAAAATGATCGCTGTAATTTTTGAAGTAATTCCAAACGAAGGAAAAAAAGAAGAGTATCTGTCTATTGCCGCAAGTTTACGACCTGAATTGGACAAGATAGAAGGTTTTATATCCATCGAACGTTTTCAGAGTTTAAATGATCCCGAGAAAGTTTTGTCATTGTCATTTTGGAAGGACGAAGAAAGCATTCTGCAATGGAGAAATCTGGAAATGCATCGCCACGCACAAGCCAAGGGACGCAAAGAAATTTTTAAAGATTATCACTTACGAATTGCCGCCGTAGTTCGGGATTACGGAATGTTTGACCGCGAAGAAACACCTAAAGACAGTTCGGATTTTCATGACAAATGAAGATGCACAGGTTCAGAGGAGCAAAGGTTCAAAGTTTTTCCTAAGCGACTAAGACAGTGAGATTCTAAGGCTCTAAGGTTAAAATCTAACATTCTAATAATCTAATAATCCAACAATCTAAGAAGTCCAAATTTTGACTACTTTTGCACTATGGAAGAGAATTTAAAACGTCTGAATAAATTTATAGGAGAAACAGGATATTGTTCTCGTCGTGAAGCCGATAAACTTATTGAAGAAGGACGCGTAACAATAAATGGTGCTGTACCGGAAATGGGAACAAAAGTTTCACCGGATGATGAAGTACGCATTGACGGAAAGCTGATTGTAGAGAAAAAAGAAAAAATGGTTTATTTAGCATTCAACAAACCTGTTGGGATTGAATGCACAACCAATCTCGAGGTTCGAAACAATATTGTAGATTATATCAATTATCCTAAACGTATTTTCCCGATTGGGCGTTTGGACAAAGCAAGTGAAGGATTGATTTTTATGACTAATGACGGTGATATTGTCAACAAGATTCTACGCGCACGAAACAACCACGAAAAAGAATATACTGTTACGGTTAACAAACCTATTACAGATCGTTTTATACAGCGAATGGGAAATGGTGTTCCAATTTTGGACACGGTTACCCGAAAATGTAAAGTAGAACAAATCAGTAAATACACTTTCAAAATTATTCTGACACAAGGTCTCAACCGTCAGATTCGTAGAATGTGTGAATATTTAGGATACGATGTAACTGCTTTAAAACGTATCCGAATCATCAATATTTCACTCGATGTTCCGGTGGGGCGTTATCGTGATTTAACGGATGCTGAAATTAAAGAATTAAATCATTTGATCGCACCGTCCAGTAAAACAGAGGAAGCCAGTCTCCCAAAAGAGGAAGCTCCAAAGCGAAGAACCGAATTTATTTCGAAACACGATCCCCGATTTAAGAAAAGAGGAGACTATTAAAATATCCGCGTAAAAAAATCCCTTTCGACAAAACGAAAGGGATTTTCTTTAGAGTGAGAAATTGTATTTTTTATCAAAACCATCTTCTTCTTTTAAACAAAAACACTCCGAATGATGATAGGATAACTGACACTAAAAGAAGAATCCAGATACCATATTTACTTTCTTCCAGACCATTCGGTACATTCATTCCATATAAACTCGCAATTAAAGTAGGAATCATCAAAATAATAGAAATAGAAGTCATTTGCTTCATAATATTATTCATGTTATTAGAAATTACCGAAGCATAAGCATCCATCATACCCGTCAGGATATTGCTGTAAATATTTGCCGTATCCTGTGCCTGACTTAACTCAATATCAACATCTTCCAGCAAATCCGGATCAAAATGCTCTCTTTGAGCTTTTAGATTTTTGATTCTGTGAAATAAAACATCATTCCCTTTTAAGGAAGTAATAAAAAACACCAGACATTTTTCGATCTGTAAAAGCGCCTGTAGTTCTTCGTTCTTGATCGATTTCTCCAGGTTGTCTTCGGCCAGTTTTATCTTTTGATTGATTTGTTTTAAATATTTCAGATACCAGACACTTGACGATAGAAGCAATCTCATCACTAAATCGAAATTATCTTTGATGACTATATTTTTTCGTCTTGTGTATTGTAGAAAATCGGATATGATCTCAGTTTCGTAAAAACTAATCGTCACGCAAACATCATCTTTAAAAATCAGACCTAAGGGAATGGTTTGAAAAGGAAGTTTAACATCGTTACTTTTTATGGGAACCCTCATGATAAACAAAGTCCAGCCGTCTTCAGACTCCATACGGGGTCTTTCGTCAATATCCTCAATATCATTATAAAAGGCTTCAGGAATCTGAAGTTCTTCCAGTAAGTATTTTTTTTCTGTTTCTGAAGGAGATTCAATGCTGATCCAGCAGTTTGGAGTCCATTCTTGTATCTCGATTAGTCCGTTGTTGTTTTTGTAAAAGGCTTTCATTTCAAAATTGCAGGTGTTTAGCGCAGCATTTTGAAAATTCAAAAGCCGCTTAATTAAATACTAACGAATAATAATCGTCCATTGGAGAAGTTTTTTTTAGTGCTGCAAAAGTATCCTTTATTTTTAAAACGAAAAACTTTAATTTACTAATTAATTATTAAAAAACCGTCCTATGTAAATTCTATAGGACGGTTATTATAAATATTTATTACTTTTTCCCTACAAATTCGTAATAAAGTGCTTTCGACAGAAAAGTATCTGCCTTATGATCTTCTATATTAATTTCTTGCAAATTACCATATCCTTCACCATCAATTTTTATTGTTGAAAAATAAGCATCACGGCTTTCATCATTAAAATTCAAACTGCTTAAAAATCTCGGCTCAACTCCTTTATTTACCGACACATTATAGTTTGTAATTAGATTTCCCCAATTTACAAAGCTGCATAAGAGTATCACTGCATAAAAACACCAAACCATTTGGTTAAACAGATAAGCATTTGTTTTTTGTCTGGTAATTTTTAAGAAAGTAAAAATCAAACCAATTATCGCTAAAATTAGAAAAGCATAAACCCCCAATCTTTTGTAGGTTAATCCGAAGAACGACACATATTCCGAGTTTTTAATAATCGTACTCACGATTAAAACACCATTTAAAACAATCCATACCTTAGCCAACTTTTTAAGACGAGCTGCTTTTTTATCAAAATTAAATCCTCCTTTAAAATAAAACAGAATCACTCCAACTGCCATAATAATTGAAAAGATTACGGCATTCACTCTTTCGTGAGTAGCTGAGCTGAGTTTAGAAGCCTCGACAGCTTCAAAAAATTGTTCATAATTGTAGGTGATGATAAAAATCAAGAGCATGAAATTTAATAAGACTAATGTAATTTCCCCACTTTTTCTTTCAAAATCCAGATCTAAAAACGAAAATGTCTTCTGATTTTTAATATCAGTTACATTATCAAACTCATTGTCTAGAAGTTTATTTTTCTCATAACACACCTCAGGAACCCAATAATTCCAGAAACTAAATGAAATGTAAAACCCTAAAACCCCAATTAGAAGTACTTCAAAAATATCAAGATCTAAAGTATAGTCCGTTAATAGAGAAGAGAAATGTTCGCTTCCAAAGGAATAAGCTGTAAAAAATACCACCAGGAAAATTAATGGGATAATAACGTATGCAACTAGTTTCTTGGCAAAATTGTTATGAATTTTCCTTTCCGGAAGCCATTGGCTGAACATAAACACACGTCCTAACGTGGTGAAAGCGTTTAAAAACACAAGCGGAAAAATCTGAAGTATTTTTAGTTCCGGGTCCTGTATTCTAAAATGCAAGAACAAAATGGACATGGAAAGTGCCAAAAATGAAGGAAAATCTCCATACCAGGCAAAAGCTATACACGACAAAACCGAGGTAACCACCAAAATCAAATGAGATCGATCGGTAAACTTATCCTGAAAAAAATAACAGATCAGTCCGACTAACAATAGTCCAAAAATGGCGAGGTTCACTCCCATTGATTCATGGTAAAAAAGCAGGATAAAAATCAAACTGCAGGCTGGGATAACTTGGTGTTTTTTCATTGTTGTTGAATTTATTATTAGAAGTTAAATAGATTGTTGCCATTCTATAATGGCGTTTTTTTTGTTATTAAATTTTAAAAGTACTTTGTATTTCAAAGTTATTAAGCAAAAAAATATAGTTACTACGATTTCATTAATTTTTCGAGAAAAGAAAGGTGTTCTTTAAAAGCCGCACGTCCTCTGGGAGTTACCTGGTAAGATGTTTTAGGTTTCTTGCCTACAAATTCTTTTTTTACTTCAATATACTCCGCTTTTTCAAGAGCCGAGGAATGACTTGCCAGATTTCCGTCTGTAATATTCAACAGATTTTTCATCTCAGTAAAATCCACCCACTCGTTGACCATCAAAATGGACATAATACCCAATCTGACACGGCTTTCAAAATCTTTATTTAATTTATCAATAATTCCCATCGAATGGATTATTTATATTTTTTGAACATTATTAATCCGTACAAGATATGCAAAATACCAAATCCAATGATCCAAAAAATCAAACCGTATCCAATTAAAAAAAGAGAAATAAACCCTAAAACTAACTCGCAAAAGCCTAAATATTTAATATCCGAATAGGTATACTTTTCAGCGTTTATCAAAGCTAGTCCATAAAAAATTAAGGTAGCCGGCGCAATTAAACCATAAACTTCATGATAAATTAGTGCCAGACAAAATATACCTCCGGCCAATAATGGAATGGTTAAATTAAAAAGCATGTTTTTAGTTGCCGATGTCCAAATCGGTAAATCATACTTTCTGCTTTTTCGAACAGTAAAAAGTAAACCAAACGTAAAAGCTACCGCCAAAATAATTAAACCTGTCAACACTAACTCTGAAACTAAATTAGCAGAATATTGTTGTCCATAATCTCCACCAAAATACTCGAGACCGTTTGCTTTAAACAATTGGTAAACATATAGTCCTCCAATCAAAGCCGAAAGGCCCGCAAATACCCCTGAGAGTCCGCTTAACGATATAAATCTTGAAGAACGCTCCATCATGGAACGAATATGAGCTAAATCTTCTTGGTGCTTCTGATTCATAATTAAAGTACTTTGAAGTACAAAGTTAAATATTAATTTGAATTGACAAGCTAATTTTTAGTAAAATTTCGCAGAGATGCACGGAGATGACGCAGAGATACAAGAAGATCTTTGTATTGCTCTGTGAAGCTTTGTGCAAACTCTTTGTATCTTCGTGAAACAAAAAAAAATCCAAATCCCAAATCCCAATTTGAATCTTGGAATTTGGAACTTGGAATTTAAACTTTCTCTTATTTATTTTTACTTCCCGGCGCTTCGCATTTTACGTGCCAAAAGTGTA
It encodes the following:
- a CDS encoding alpha/beta fold hydrolase, which translates into the protein MGIKKGIRFITLKSVGSYINFLSYVRPQKAMELSYALFSQPRIGRLKKEALPKVLRNTETEVFHHNEHHFQTYIWKGNETKILLVHGWESNASRWKKTLPHLQKSGSTIIAIDAPAHGQSSGKEFNVPLYAEFINKAVEKYQPAIIIGHSIGGAACVYHQYLFPNTSINKMVILGAPSDLKTLIDNYISMLSLNTKMFSLLESKFMNRFNFKLEDFSGQRFASEFNVSGLIVHDTSDKIVAFEEGKKIASNWKNSQFIETKGLGHGMHDDELYQKIIDFLFAS
- a CDS encoding antibiotic biosynthesis monooxygenase, which gives rise to MIAVIFEVIPNEGKKEEYLSIAASLRPELDKIEGFISIERFQSLNDPEKVLSLSFWKDEESILQWRNLEMHRHAQAKGRKEIFKDYHLRIAAVVRDYGMFDREETPKDSSDFHDK
- the rluF gene encoding 23S rRNA pseudouridine(2604) synthase RluF: MEENLKRLNKFIGETGYCSRREADKLIEEGRVTINGAVPEMGTKVSPDDEVRIDGKLIVEKKEKMVYLAFNKPVGIECTTNLEVRNNIVDYINYPKRIFPIGRLDKASEGLIFMTNDGDIVNKILRARNNHEKEYTVTVNKPITDRFIQRMGNGVPILDTVTRKCKVEQISKYTFKIILTQGLNRQIRRMCEYLGYDVTALKRIRIINISLDVPVGRYRDLTDAEIKELNHLIAPSSKTEEASLPKEEAPKRRTEFISKHDPRFKKRGDY
- a CDS encoding magnesium transporter CorA family protein, with protein sequence MKAFYKNNNGLIEIQEWTPNCWISIESPSETEKKYLLEELQIPEAFYNDIEDIDERPRMESEDGWTLFIMRVPIKSNDVKLPFQTIPLGLIFKDDVCVTISFYETEIISDFLQYTRRKNIVIKDNFDLVMRLLLSSSVWYLKYLKQINQKIKLAEDNLEKSIKNEELQALLQIEKCLVFFITSLKGNDVLFHRIKNLKAQREHFDPDLLEDVDIELSQAQDTANIYSNILTGMMDAYASVISNNMNNIMKQMTSISIILMIPTLIASLYGMNVPNGLEESKYGIWILLLVSVILSSFGVFLFKRRRWF
- a CDS encoding DUF4173 domain-containing protein, with product MKKHQVIPACSLIFILLFYHESMGVNLAIFGLLLVGLICYFFQDKFTDRSHLILVVTSVLSCIAFAWYGDFPSFLALSMSILFLHFRIQDPELKILQIFPLVFLNAFTTLGRVFMFSQWLPERKIHNNFAKKLVAYVIIPLIFLVVFFTAYSFGSEHFSSLLTDYTLDLDIFEVLLIGVLGFYISFSFWNYWVPEVCYEKNKLLDNEFDNVTDIKNQKTFSFLDLDFERKSGEITLVLLNFMLLIFIITYNYEQFFEAVEASKLSSATHERVNAVIFSIIMAVGVILFYFKGGFNFDKKAARLKKLAKVWIVLNGVLIVSTIIKNSEYVSFFGLTYKRLGVYAFLILAIIGLIFTFLKITRQKTNAYLFNQMVWCFYAVILLCSFVNWGNLITNYNVSVNKGVEPRFLSSLNFNDESRDAYFSTIKIDGEGYGNLQEINIEDHKADTFLSKALYYEFVGKK
- a CDS encoding transcriptional regulator — protein: MGIIDKLNKDFESRVRLGIMSILMVNEWVDFTEMKNLLNITDGNLASHSSALEKAEYIEVKKEFVGKKPKTSYQVTPRGRAAFKEHLSFLEKLMKS